The genomic region ATTGTGCAGTTCTGAGGACAGCTGTAATACAGCTGTAATAcagcccttccctgcccccaccccaacaggCAGCCCGTGAAGGTCACTGTCCCAGAGTGCCACCTGCCAGGTTGTACCAAGGATATTCAGAACTCTACTATGTCCCAAGAGAGCAAGGGCCCAGAAATAGGTCTTCTCAATCTAGGGGCCCTCCTGACAAAGGTGACAGCAGGAGGTCAGGCTGGGTGATGCCCCAGGGCTAGTTCCAGGGCAGCCCCTTTCTTTGCACAGGGAAACCAGTTGCTGCCCTGGAGCTTTAGAAAACTCACTGGAGGACCCCTCCCTCGATCCCTTTCAAGAATGGGCAGATTCCATATTCCTGCTGAATCCCTAAGGTTTATTGGAGACCAAGCCTCTCTCTGAATCCAAAACCATGGCCTGCCCAACATCAGGCCCCAAAACGTGCCTGGGGCCCCATCTCCTTAATTCTTATCTAGGTGAGTCCCCAAACTCAGCCAGAGAAGGGACAGTGCCCAGACTCTGTCTCCTGGCCAAGGCATCCATCACCGTGCAGCAAGCTCTCTTTGGGAGGCAAGAGAGTCCATCCTTAGGGGAGGAGGCCCATAGGAGCAGGCctgtgggaggggaaggtggtAGCCAGGGCAGAAGCCCCACCTTGCTGTCTGCAAACATCACTCCCACTGCAGGCGCTGTGTGTGCAGGGCTCGGTGGTAGGCCCAACTGCCTGCAGCCAGGGCACAGCGACAGACATCCTCCTTTGGAAGCAGCAGAACTTTGTCCTCCTCCAGCCGGCTCAGGAGGCCTGCAGCCCCCAACATTGCGCCCCCCCACATTCCATAAGTGTTGGTCGTGAAAACAGCCACAATGAGGATCGTCACTGCAACCACCAGCACCACTGCCTGACCAGCTACAGAACGGCCCTCAGCACCAAGGTGGTCACCAGCCACTGCCAGCACCATTCCTCCTCCCAGGAGTAGGTTGGCAGAGGAGCGGTCCCCATTCACCCAGTGGAAATCGAAGGCCAGAAGGGGCAGCCCGATGACAGTGGCCACCCAGGCTCCAGCAAGACAGTCTTCATCTGTGCCCAGCCCTGGGGCCAGCAAGGTGGCAGAGGCCAAGGCCTGGAGCAGGAAGCCAGCAGCGGCCCCTCGACTTGCCTGTCAGCACAAGGATaggaggagatgggggggggggggagggtagccAGGACTTCCCTTTAAGGAGGGAAGAGTGTGGAAGTCTCATGCAACCCTGGCCCCCAGAGTCAACCTCCCACCACCCTTTCCCTGATCCGGGGAACTGGACCTGATCCAGGTCATTGCAATCTGGGAGTGGGATACACCCCTGCCTGGCCCCAGTGTACTCACCTGGGCAGTGCTCACCGCTGCATGCAGAGACACCACTCCCAGCGCTAGGTGGGACAGGGTCGTGCTCCACTCACTCCACGGCTTGGGGGCCATGCCACCTCGGGTGGTAGTAAATGTGAAACAAGAAGGGGATCCTCAACTTTGGATTGGAAGAAAACGCAGAAGCCGACGACCAGGAGCCCTAAGCGAGACTCTCCAGGACTACCAGTTTCCAGAGCCCCATTTCTAAATATTGGGAAAGGCTCATCCGAAACTTTCCAGAGCCCTGGGGCCACTGGACACAATTATGGGGAGGAAGAACCTAATTTGGccgggaaaagaagggaaaaagcgGCGCAGGGCCTGACCTGGTTAGACGTGAGTTCTGGGGCCCTGGAATCCAAGTCGGGGTGCCAGACCTTGGGGAGAGTTGCGCGCAGGCCCACTCGGCCTGGTCTCTGCGCTCTGGGAAGCGCCGTTTTCAGAACCTGGCCTGGAAGGAGCTAGGGCGCAGGCCCTCAGCGGTGGCTGAGCTGCGAGGCCCCACCGCAGGGGCGAGCTGTAGATTGGCGTCGCCCGCCACCCTGCCACCCTGCCACCCGCCGGCTGCCGCCGGGTCTCCGGCTTCCTCCCAGCGCTGTCCGGGCGCGAACCAACGAGAGGAGCGGAGGCTAGAgcggcgggtggggggggcggggcctggacgAAGAGGACGTTCTAGGACAGCAAGAAGAGGTTGTCAGGGCGGAGAGGCGACTAGGAGGAGGCCGCTCTGTACCGCGGCCCGGGTGCGATAGCCAAGTGGTTTGGAGGGACTCTGTGGTGAGGGGAGGAGCTGTGAAGGGATGGGCCCGAGAAAGGGGAGGGTCGTGGGCGGAGCCTTGAGGGGAGGGGATTGGCTGTGAGCGGTATGGGcggagctgggaggggagggacgagtggggaggggctgtgaAGAGATCTGGGCGGGACTGGGGCGGAGCTATGAGGAAGGGGTTACGTGGGGAGGGGCGCTTGGATTCCCCGGGGCTGATGGCTCTAAGGGGCGAGAGCTGTGGGGGCCTCCGCCGAGGGTTAGGAAGGATTCCGAGGAGGGGGTGTGTGGAGGCCGTGGGCGCTTTCAGCCCGGGGTCTCCGTGAAGTGGGAGTGGGAGGCGCGGGGCAGGTGTCCGGGTGCAGCCCCGGGGGCCCCTGTTTCTGGCATCCCCTTTCCTCGCGCGCGCGTCCTCCACCCGCGGGAGCGGGGCCGTGGGGGCGGCCGTCTCGAGCATGCGCACCGGCTTTGCACCGCGCGGGCGCGGAGTCGGGGCGCCGGGACGCGGGGCGGCGCGAAGCGGGGCCCTCTGCCGCCCCGCGCTCCCATGTACGCCTTCTACTCGCTGCTCATCTACATCTTCTACAGCCTCTTCCGTAGGGATGGCGGGGCTGCGGTGGCCAGCGACCCCGGGGACCCCGCCCAGGTGAGCGGAGCGGGCGCTGCACAGCCCGCGACCCCCTTCTCGAGAGCGGGTTTTGCGGGCCCGCGCAGCGTACGTTCCCAGGGCGCCGACGCTGGGGAGGAGGGCCGTGCCGAGGACCCCGTCTCTGTTCTGGTGTTGGAAGCGGAGACCTCAGCCGCAACTCCCTTGGCCAGGTTCCTGGGGGGAAAGAGCCCCACAGGCTGCCTACCCACTCCTTCGGGGTCTCGCTGCTCCCTCCCTAGAGTGCCGGTGGCAAGCCCGGGGGTCGCCGCCGCCCCGACCAGCCCACGGCAGAACTGTGGACCGAGCTGACAGGCCTGGTCGGTAGGTGCTGTCGGTGCATCGGGAGAGCTGCGTCCCCGGGACCGTGAGAGAACCCCGCCgtcggagagagggaggggtgcccGTGACCTCTTTGGGAGGGAGGAACACAGCTGGTGCCTTCTGGTGGCCTACCCTCCAACACGTGAACCGCAAGCCTCCCTTTCCCGCTATCAGGCCTCACAGGCTGCTCTGAGGATGGGCCGGAAGAGGGAGCCGAGGGCCGCTCTACCGAGGTCTCCCTGGAAGAGGCTCTCGTGCGTCTTGCTGAGTTCCTCTCCGTCCAGCTGGGGGCGGAAGAGAGCTGCCGGAACCCTGACCTGAGCAAGGTGAGCGGTTTGCCGAGCGTCCTTCCTCGGGAAACTCATACTCTATCCATAGTCCTGGGTCTCCCCATGGCTGTCATCACCTCAGTCTCCTTCGCTCCGATTCTTATCTCCTTTACAGCCGAGCGATGTCCCCCCACTGTTGACGGTGACCGGTCAGCTCTTGGCCCTCCTGGCATGGATTCGGAGCCCCAGGGGGAGGCAGGCCCTGCCCCAGGGTATTCATCCAGCCTCGGAGGTGCAGCCTCCCACACCTGCTGGTGCGTAAGGAGTAGTGAGTTGAAAAGGGAGTGGAGGGAGTGAAGCCCAGCAGAAACTGAGTGGCTCGTTGTTCCGGGCCCATGCCCAGCCTTGCTCTCGAGGTGTCCCCTCCTTCAGGTTAGAGACCTGATCAGTCCTAACTGggtccaccccaccccaggatcCCCACCTCAAGAAGAAAGCCCTTCCCTTTCACCAAGAGGTGAGGCCCCAGGGCAGAACCCTCCCCAGTTGGAGGAGGACCAGAGAGCTTGGCAGCGGCTGGAGCAGCTCATCCTTGGACAGGTGAGGGGCCCGGAAGGGCCCaggactggggtgggagggagtggaaggACATGCTCcaccctgtgcccctccctccttcccagctaGAGGAGCTGAAGCAGCAACTCGAACTGCAGGAAGAGGAGCTGGGCCGCTTGCGCCTGGGCGTGGTaaggctgctgggggtggggctccagGAGGGGGACACGAGAGGGGGCCCCAGCTTTCAGGTGAGTTAGAGGGCCTCTTTCTCCGCCAGGGGGCGACAGACTCAGAGAAAAGGGTTCAGCATCTAACCCTGGAGAATGAGGCTCTGAAACAGAGCCTGAGCCTCACTCGGGACCTTCTGCTGCACTGGGGCCCTGGCCCCTCCACCAGGGCCCCCCAGGTATCCTCCTTAGCTGCTACCATTTTTGCAGTCTGGGGCTCCTGAACACTTGGCTTCCTGCAACACTGCCCACGCTTCCTCAGGATCTAACGCTGCTGGAACGGAGGCAGGGAGACATCTTTGACCTTTAAGGGTCAGAGACTAGGATTGTGGACAGACCCTGGGACGGTCTGTGCAAAGTTGCCCCAACAAGGGACCAATGCCCATGGGAGAATACCTCGACCCTGTCCCATGGCTTTCCAAGTGATGGACCCCAGAAGAGCAGAGGGACTTGGGAAAAGGAGTCCTGTCTGGGGTTGGGAGACATGAATTCATGAGCAGCTCTGCCTGTCTCCGTTTGACTTCCCCATCCATGAAATGGGGCTGCTGGAGTGCCCCTCCCTGAGTTCCCTCCTGGCTCCATAGCTGACACAGCTCCCACCCTTCCcacaggaggaggcagaggcatTGGTGGAGCTCCAGAGTCGGCTTCAGGAAGCCCAGGACACCACAGAAGCACTTCAGGTCCAGGTGGGCGCCGAGCCCAGGGGCCGGGAAGTCTTGGTGCACTGGGAGGGGGGTATCTGAGGCAGGGCCTGGTAAGTGCCTATTTCCTCAGTGACAGGGGTGGAATTGGGTGGGACAGCTGGGGGTGCAGGAGGTGCAGCTGCAGGGCCTTCGGGGGGCCCTTCGGCAGCTCCAGCAGGAGACTGAGCAGAACTGCAGACGGGAGCTGCAGCAGATGCTTGGGCAGCTGGCAGGTAAGGGCGGGGTCCAGAGGGCTCATGGGAAGGCCATGTGGTCTGGGCT from Panthera tigris isolate Pti1 chromosome F2, P.tigris_Pti1_mat1.1, whole genome shotgun sequence harbors:
- the LOC122235155 gene encoding cysteine and histidine-rich protein 1-like; amino-acid sequence: MAPKPWSEWSTTLSHLALGVVSLHAAVSTAQASRGAAAGFLLQALASATLLAPGLGTDEDCLAGAWVATVIGLPLLAFDFHWVNGDRSSANLLLGGGMVLAVAGDHLGAEGRSVAGQAVVLVVAVTILIVAVFTTNTYGMWGGAMLGAAGLLSRLEEDKVLLLPKEDVCRCALAAGSWAYHRALHTQRLQWE